catttttgttgaaaCACATTGCTTACATGTTTGTATGTGGGTACAAATGTGCATAATATAGTTTTATATTCATGTCCATGAGTGATGTATATTGTGAAAGAAGCTGTAATTCCAAAAATTACCCAGTGTTCATAAATCTTGGGTTAGAGACAATTTTTACTCAATGACTAAAGattactatataaaaaatattatctaTGTAAATTAACTGCATACAAAAGAATATTCTTAGACTAATCTTCTCTATTAGGAATTTTAGTATGTAAAAATTTAACAATTTTTGCATTAGTTCTCCAATACTTTATGCACTAAAGATTCCATATCTCTATTTTAAAAGGAACTCAGTAGCATATTTATTTCACCCCAGTTCAACGGATCTATAAATTGACTTGTCAGAATGACAACGTTCATATAGGAACTGTACTTTTTGGAGATGCAAGCTAAAGAATTTCGAAATGAAAGGTCATAATTTTCTATTCACCGTGAATAATTCACTTTAAATCACTCAGCAAaaaaacccatatatatatatagtttatatacataagataaataaatatgacCAAATATTAATAACTGTCACAGTACATGATGAACATATTGAAGGTTATTGTATTAATGTTTCTAATTttccatatatttaaaacatttaatcataaaaagtaaaaacaaaatttttaaaaggaccaCACATAGTCCTCCTCTTTGGTTAGTTAGTAATCCTTTGTTTTCCAATAAATCAGGGCAGATTAGAAAAATACCACATAATCGAATTACCCTCTCCTCCCCAAATCAGGTAAGTAAGAGGAATAGCATTGTTCTTTACAAGCATCAACAAGTCTAGTTATAATAACACGACAGGTCATTCCAGAAAATCTTGTAGGTTAGCAAACAGCAACATTTTATGATACCAGCTCATTAATTTTTTACTTAAGAAATTTTGAGGAGGATAATAAGTTCTAAAAGTTCAGATGGAATTTTTCTAGGTCCCTGATGAACTCCTCAAGACATTTTCATTTGTACTGAATCTCTGTTCTTATAGGTATAATCAGATGGGGGCTGAACCATCACTCAACATCATCTTGTCTTACCGCTGCAGGATACATGACAGCCGTCAACTGCGTTGGGGGTTTTGCCATCATTACACCACCATTTGCTGTTGATCTGAAATATCCCATaatcagtgctttcactgctaggATTGTAGTTTGTAGCTTTTGTGTTATAACTGCTTTCCCATTTGGTCAAACACAAccctgaaaaaaaatgtattttttgatTATAAACAGCAACATGACATGACTTACACTTCATAGCCCCATCAGTTCTATTTAACTAATTCTATTTTAGTAACAACTTTATAAGTTTAAAGATGTATTTTACTTGTGAGATATTCTAACACCTTCATGTTAAGAATTCCGTTAAGAGAATTCTTTTATTAGCAAATCATTTGGTAATACTAATGAAAcaaaacaacatatttttaaaaacattaaaatagctATTTCTGCCATTCCTGTTACTCTTCCCCTGCTCCCATCCCTCAGGTAAGATGCAGCCAAGATAGAAAAGTCAACAGAGTTGTTGAATGGGTTTGTTCATTATCAGCAGATGTATAAGCTAAtggaaaaatacttttattttaaaaaatatttattaagaaaaataaggaatttctcagagaaataaaatttcttatgATACCTAAAGGTAAACTTGGGTATCAAATTAGAATCCAGACCAAAGGAATCATAGAATAGAAAAGACtatgtcatccatccatctatctagcCATTggctcattcattcaaaaatagttATGGAGGGGAAATGTCTGAATTCAATCTGAAAAATACAGTGATGACATTGACAAATATGGACTAAAATACACAGTTACTTTTCTTTAGTGTGCACCTTGAATTctgtggaagaaaatgaaaattaattaatgGACTAAAGTCAgattaataaaatatcatttcatGGTGCATTTCAGAGATCCTTATGTAGATATTAATTGAGAGGAAATAGGTTCCCACTGTCCCTGTTTTGAGAGTTtagagtaattttttaaaaatttgctgttAAAAACTCAACACCATGATAAGGGGGTTAAAAGTGGAAAAATACTACCTTACTCATGCTTGCAGAACCCAAGTTCCAAACTGAAAATGTTTAGTCAAACACTTGATAGATATATCACAggtgctgaaatatttttcttgtcaGCCTGCTTGTACCACCTGGCAAATTTAGTGGCTCTAGACAAGTACAGTCACACCTAACATGCTTAAAATGATATGGATTTGAACCTCCTATGCCTCACTCCTTCCCCTGGTGCGTCGGATTCTAAAGAAATAAGTTGCTGTTTTTAACCTCTGTAAATGTACAAACCctccaagaaagaaaagagcCATTCACTCAAAGTCCCTTTCCTATTATTCATGCTCTATTAGTATCTGTTCCACACATGGCTAACTGTTTGGAAGGAGGAAGAATTAACTTACAGTTTGCCAGGCTGACTCCCTTATAGCCATCCAGTCCAAGTTTCTTCAGAGTTCTGGCAAGCTCACATCTCTCAAAGACCTTGCCTTGGACAGcgacagaaaggaagagaaacccCAGAATAATGAGAGCCTTCATGTTGACTGAGAAGTCAAATGTCCAGACTGACCAGGGTGAGCCACACTTGCTATTTAACATCTTTTCACTCCCCTCTTATCTCACTGATTTGGTGGCTCCACCCTCTGAGACATGTGAAAAACAGGAGCAGTTTATTGGTCCATATACTTAAacagttttctttcttatgtTTGAAGAGCGATATTCTGATATCCTAAGAATTAACTTgcagaaaataatgaaatgacaTTGCATAAAGACATTGCTCAGGTAGATTCAGGGTTAGACCTATTGCCCGAAGAGGAACTTCCTCCTATTTTTATGAAGTTGAGcaagtttaaaggaaaaaaaaaaacctgaatgaacattttACTCAACTGAAAATGAGCTCCCATCTTTGATGAACATGTATTTACATTAAGTCTTCACATTTCCATGTTAGAACTTAAAGCGTCATTGTAAAGCAAGGAAACTGTATAGTAAACCTACAGAAGAATAACAGAATATGCCACTCCAAAATCTTCCCCTTTGGCAtaaagattattttgagctgaaaaaaCAGATCCTAGACAAGTTCTCTGCCTTCCCCCTATCTTCCTGAAAGCTGAACATAAATTTGTGCATAAATTAATCAGCAACAACCCTGGACACTTCTCAGCCCCAAGACAGCACCAAAGGACTCTACAAAACAACAGTTTGACTAGATattatcttttttccctttctaatgTATTTATCGTTCCAAAATTTGGAACCCTCAGAAGCTTAgtattcttttcctctttctagtTGCCCCTCTAAATATATGCTGTTCTTTGGTTAAAATGATCTGTAAATCTAAATTCTAGCCTTCTCTTTGAGTTACTTATCCCTTCATTTCTCACAAGTATgcatgagaaagtgaaagtgttactcactgagtcatttccaattctttgtgctcacatggactgtccatggaatttttcaggcaagaatactgcagtgggttgccatttccttctccagggaacctttctGACCCATGGATGGAACGCGAGTCTccagcgttgcaggcagattctttaccatctgagctaccagggaagcccaagtatacatAAGATGTACATGTTAATaaacttgtttccttttctcttattAATCTGTGTTCTGTTACAGAGCCCCAGCTAAAAATGGTAAAAAGTAAAGGGAAACACATGTTTCCTCCTGTAGTTTCTAGTGATGAGGATGGGACAGCGAAAGGCTGGAACACTCCATTCTCCCCGGAGACTGCTGTTGAGATATGGGATAACCGACAACAGACCAGCAGAAAGTAACAATTTTTACCATGTCAGGCTTCCAGTTCTCTGTCTAGAGTGCACAGTCAAGACAGGAGGGTAAAGCTTTTCCTTGTCCCTTCCTTTCCAAATTCACAGCAGCAGGAGAAAGACATTTGTGAAAATAGATCTTAAATTATGACTCGTGAATTTGGTTTTGGTAATCAACACCTGTGGTTATTGATTCTTAGCCTCCCAGTAGGAGTCATGTTTTACTTTGTCTCTGTCATTTGTTATAAGGATGAAAAATCATCAGATGAGAATCTCCATTTGTCCTGTTTTATATCCTGAGAATTTGGCTTTGTAACCAGTGAGAATATTCCCTCTGGCTTCTGCCACTTGTGGAGTGCAGGTTTTCAGGCTTGCATCAACAGTTAGCCAGCTAGGAGCCTAAGACATGAAGTGGCAGGCAGTATTCTCTGTCCGGCCATGCCGACTCTCAGGGCAGTCTGTTTTAATAGAGTGTCCACATGCATAAGGGGCCTTTATGGCCTCTACCTTCCCTGCTTGGTTTGAGGGGAAAACTCTCAACCCAGTATCACCTTTCTAGTGATATGGGTGAGATCAGTTGTTTTAGAGGTCTTACTTTGTGTGAGACAGAGGTTTCTTTGCCACCTGAGACATGGAAGATCTTTGTTTCTTCAGCTTTCTCTGGAGAGGCTCTTCATCTCAAGAGAGCTATATTTCTTAAGGTACTCCTCTTATGTCCATGGGTAAGCCCTAATATTGGTTTTAAATCATAAAAAGATTCAGTGGTTTGGAGTCACAATTGAAATAGGTATATTGAAGATTTGAACTGTTATACctaaaagaatttttaagagagctcatattttaaacaaatgtccTATTTTTACCAATGGGAAGAtcagattgaaaagaaaaaagaaagaaaggaaaaatatagcaATAGAAGAATACTTTGGtgtgaggaaaaaaacaaaacacattcttAACAATATTAGGAAAAGATCAGAGAATAAACATCTGGACTGCAGAAGTCACTCAAGCAGGTGTAAAATTTACATTAATATAAATAGCCAGGAAAGAGCTTTGACAAAGGTCCAGGAAATGCATAAGAGGGCTTGATGTATTGCCTGTTACTCTATAGCAGACCTGACCATTTCCAGACTTTCCTGTATTTGGGGGCTGtgctacaaaaatttttttaaaaaactaagttaTTGAACTAAACTATCCTAcggttaaagaaaacaaaaatgtcataGGAATTATCCTAGATTTCTGATAATAGGCAAACATGCCTCTGAGTTCCTTCTTAGATAAACCCTACAATTCTTTCTCAGTATTTTGGAAATATCGACCTTACCATATCTTTGAACATTAAGATCTAAAGAGATAACTGTAGCCTAAAGCAAACatgtgactggaaaaaaaaatagcaagagagattttaaaaacaaactgttATTTGATATTTCCATAAGCTCCCTTACTCTAGACTTTGTCCACAGCCTCTGTAAGATTATCttttaaaggcaaataaaaatcttaaaagtctTATCCACAAATCTTGGTAAAAGGGGTCAGCCATCTCAGTGGGTAAATTTAACTTGTTCTATCTTGCAGAAACACCATTTCGATCCAATTATtcttttatagggcttcccagaagCTTCCCTACAGGGCTTTAGGGGTAAtaaatccccctgcaatgcagggggcacagggtttcatccctgggtcaggaaaatccccaagagtaggaaatggcaacacactccagtattcctgctgggaaaatcccatggacagaggagcctggtgagatatggttcatggggtctcaaagacccCATGAACTAAAGCAACTGAACACATTCTTTTATAAGCTATTGAGTTTTGTACCACTGTACCTGAAATGTGgctaaaatgtttaaatgaaagcTGTAAGATCCCTGTTTGCATCTATCTATATGTCtgtctatatctatatatgtatgttatgTATATGGGATATTTTTCTCCCTCTTGATATATTCCTAAAAACTTGTGAAAGAGCTCTATTTAACTGGCTTAAAGAAAATAGAAGCACTTGTATAAATTAAGACTAGTcatgggatttccctagtggtccagttgCTAAGATTCTGACCTCCCAATGCAAGGtgtccaggttcagtccctggcctgggaactagatcccccatgccataactaagacctggtgtagccaaataactgaataaatattttttaaaaaataaattaaccttCTTAAAATAAGCTTGATAACAAATATGTTGTCTCTACTAGATGCTTGAtgtgataaaattataaattcaagttcagaactgaatttttaaaaaatgatttctttaatGTATGTCATCAATATGGtaagaaaaaaagacatgtaAATTTTAATGTTCTTTGCCTCTGTGATTTTTGCTTCTTGCTGGATTTGtcaacaagaaaaataactttcagttcagtcgctcagtcgtgtccaactctttgcaaccccgtgaatcccagcacgccaggcctccctgtccatcaccaactcctggagttcactcaaactcacgtccatcgagtcggtgatgccatccagccatctcatcctctgtcgttcccttctcctcctgccctcaatccctcccagcatcaaaatcttttccaatgagtcaactcttcgcatgaggtggccaaaggactggagtttcagctttaacatcattccttccaaagatacccaggaccgatctcctttagaatggactggttggatctccttgcagtccaagggactctcaagagtcttctccaacaccacagttcaaaagcatcaattcttcagcactcagctttcttcacagtccaactctcatatccatacatgactactggaaaaaccatagccttgactagatggacctttgttggcaaagtaatgtctctgctttttaatatacaatttaggagaaggcaatggcaccccactctagtacacttgcctggaaaatcccatggatggaggagcctggtaggctgcagtccatggggtcgctaagagccggatatgactgagcgacttcactttcacttttcactttcatgcattggagaaggaaatggcaagccactccagtgttcttgcctggagaatcccagggacgggggagcctggtgggctgccatctatggggtcacacagagtcagacacgactgaagcgacttagcagcagcagcagcaggttggtcataactttccttccaaggagtaagcgtcttttaatttcatggctgcaatcaccatctgcagtgattttaaacaaTGGTTAATTTTTAGTGTCTCATGAAATTTTCATGGCAACTCAAGCACTGAATATGTACATCAtttccaaaaaaagagaaaatactgaaACATTAATTGCCAAACATATGTTTATCTGCTTTTGACTTTCTGTTAGAGAAATGAAGAATATTTGGGTCTGTTAATAACATGCTCTTTTTGCCACTCTAAACAAATGTCCTATAAAAAGACATATGTCTCTAGAAATTACAAAATGATATATTcctggggattccctggcaggctagtggttaagaattggtGCTTACACTGCCAGGTTCAATCATTGGTTGGTGAACTAACATCCTGCAAgccacccagctcagccaaaataaataaataaataaaaatttaaaagagcaaATAAGATCGAATATGAGGGGTCTAGGAAATGGGGTTCTAAtacaggagaaaggagaaggtAAATTTTTGAGATGAAGGGAAAAGTGTCCCTGTGGACTTCCTGGGGAAAAACTTGAAGATGGCCTGGAATGTGTGAACTTATTGAAAGGAGTTCCACTAATCTGGCCGAAACTTTGGGTAATGAATTAATACACCAATTATTgattgattcaaaattgggaaaggagtacgataGGCTGTGTATTATTAGCttgtttatttaccttatatgcagaatacatcatgggaaatgccagtctggatgaatcacaagctagaatcaagcttgccagaagaaatatcaacaacctcagatatgcaggtgataccactctaatggcagaaagtgaagaggaactaaagagcctcttgatgaggatgaaagaggagagtgaaaaagctggttaaaactcagcattcaagaaCCTAAGATCATGGCCCCAGTTCCATCactccatgacaaatagaagggggaaaaagtggaaggagTGACCGGTTTtactttcttggactccaaaatcactgcagatggtgtgtgcagccatgaaatcaaaagatgcttgccctttggaagaaaagcgaCTACAAaccagtgtattcaaaagcaaagacgtcactttgccaacaaaggtctgtatactcCGAGCTACAggttttcctgttgtcatgtttgttgtgagtgttggaccataaagaaggctaagcattgaagcggagaaagcaatggcaccccactccagtacttttgcctagaaaatctcatggacggaggagcctggtaggctgcagtccatggggtcgctggagtcggacaggactgagtgacttcactttcacttttcactttcatgcactggagaaggaaatggcaacccactccagtgttcttgcctggagaatcccagggacgggggagcctgttgggctgcggtctgtggggtcgcacagagtcggacacgactgaagagacttagcagcagcagcagcaagcattgaagaattgattctttcaaattgtgatgctggagaagactcatgagagtcccgtggactggaATGAgaccaaaccaatcaatcctaaaggaaattaaccctgaataat
This window of the Bos taurus isolate L1 Dominette 01449 registration number 42190680 breed Hereford chromosome 5, ARS-UCD2.0, whole genome shotgun sequence genome carries:
- the LYZ3 gene encoding lysozyme C-3 precursor yields the protein MKALIILGFLFLSVAVQGKVFERCELARTLKKLGLDGYKGVSLANWLCLTKWESSYNTKATNYNPSSESTDYGIFQINSKWWCNDGKTPNAVDGCHVSCSELMENDIAKAVACAKHIVSEQGITAWVAWKSHCRDHDVSSYVQGCTL